In Nitrospira sp., one DNA window encodes the following:
- a CDS encoding transposase has protein sequence MSQQKRKRVEEVFGWLKTVGLLRKVKLRSVQRVRWPFTIVAAVYNLVGMSIDSSCDWTWGASVSFTLNFSAAC, from the coding sequence ATGAGTCAACAGAAGCGCAAACGGGTCGAAGAGGTCTTTGGCTGGTTGAAGACGGTGGGATTGCTGCGCAAGGTCAAACTTCGGAGTGTGCAACGAGTCAGGTGGCCGTTCACCATCGTCGCGGCCGTGTACAACCTGGTGGGGATGAGCATCGACAGCTCGTGCGATTGGACTTGGGGTGCGTCCGTCTCATTCACCTTGAATTTTTCCGCAGCTTGCTAG
- a CDS encoding glycosyltransferase, whose product MGYLIDNLNAGGSERQLSELAAGMVDRGHVVEIFCYNAMGEGVFDQYVQERGVKLHRMKGTSRRQKLCGIKRWTETFRPQIVHGFMKRASSLAVMSNLPWRRFGVVASDFSTATYAPHKPSLWGALVLFHLADRVVTQTVMNRNSLCRLAPMLRGKLRIIRNGVDDTRFCPISKLVGKVFRFVCVGTVSEVKNPVRLVQALRILRQQTTHPFILEWVGRYQNTSKGEATQAYMKARQLVDEYGLQDVISFKGLSESVVNEYQRADALVHVSVQDGIPNAVVEGMACGLPIVVSRVSDLPLIVEAGENGITCNAFDPMDIARALKTMLEMQSSDRTAMGCRSRKLASEWFGLQRFVTDYEGQYSDIIKVCKERRRVFSR is encoded by the coding sequence GTGGGGTACCTGATCGATAACCTTAATGCAGGGGGATCGGAACGGCAATTGTCTGAGCTTGCGGCCGGAATGGTAGATCGTGGTCATGTCGTGGAAATCTTTTGTTACAATGCCATGGGAGAGGGGGTTTTTGATCAGTATGTACAAGAACGAGGAGTGAAACTCCACCGAATGAAAGGGACGAGTAGACGTCAAAAATTGTGTGGGATAAAACGTTGGACCGAAACCTTTCGGCCACAAATTGTGCATGGCTTTATGAAACGTGCGTCAAGTCTGGCAGTAATGTCTAATTTACCATGGCGACGTTTTGGAGTGGTAGCGAGTGATTTCTCCACCGCCACCTATGCGCCACATAAACCCTCACTATGGGGGGCTTTGGTCTTGTTTCACCTTGCGGACCGCGTTGTAACCCAGACGGTAATGAACAGAAACAGCCTTTGCCGACTTGCTCCAATGCTTCGAGGCAAACTACGAATTATACGCAATGGTGTTGATGATACCCGTTTTTGTCCAATTTCCAAATTAGTTGGAAAAGTCTTCCGCTTTGTTTGCGTGGGGACGGTATCGGAAGTGAAAAATCCAGTTCGTCTGGTGCAGGCATTGCGGATTCTTCGTCAGCAAACTACGCACCCCTTTATTTTGGAATGGGTGGGACGTTATCAAAATACCTCCAAAGGTGAAGCGACCCAAGCCTATATGAAAGCTCGCCAATTGGTTGACGAGTACGGTTTGCAGGATGTGATCTCTTTTAAAGGTCTTTCGGAGTCCGTTGTTAATGAGTATCAGAGAGCCGATGCTCTTGTTCATGTCTCTGTGCAGGATGGAATTCCAAATGCTGTGGTCGAAGGAATGGCCTGTGGTTTGCCGATCGTGGTGAGTCGAGTCTCAGATCTCCCGCTAATTGTTGAGGCGGGTGAAAATGGAATTACCTGTAATGCTTTTGATCCAATGGACATAGCCCGTGCTTTGAAAACTATGTTGGAGATGCAGTCGTCAGATCGCACGGCCATGGGTTGCCGCTCTCGAAAACTGGCGAGTGAGTGGTTTGGTCTTCAACGTTTCGTCACGGATTATGAGGGTCAATATTCAGATATTATCAAGGTTTGCAAAGAGAGAAGGAGGGTATTTTCTCGGTGA
- a CDS encoding polysaccharide deacetylase family protein has translation MSLKELTRMGLSQVIVGAGMARVSRKFCPKNGATILCGHRVTDDDEGCLPGLRPSWLAEQLDYLSRHYHFLPLSKLLDCYEQRQSIPPNSVVITFDDGFRDNFTNAYPILQQYHVPATVFLATGCVSSGDLPWPQKVGYLFQKTKVDSLCHITTKEIPVPLKSPSDRNAARTTVRKVLGHMPRAERERSIAEVSGLLQIEIPRDRMLTWDQVKTMQKGGIEFGAHSFSHPWMALLSPEEARWEMEASLHDIQHRCGITRPPFVFPAGSFTPDLVKLAISVGFRCVFQSHYSLRVNQIGVNDQFSLSRIGLPNAPGVILEAELDGPFHALRGLYRS, from the coding sequence GTGAGTTTGAAAGAGTTGACTCGGATGGGATTGAGTCAGGTCATCGTGGGCGCGGGAATGGCTAGAGTAAGTCGAAAGTTCTGCCCGAAAAATGGTGCAACAATCCTCTGTGGGCACCGGGTGACAGACGATGATGAAGGATGTCTTCCGGGGTTAAGGCCTTCTTGGCTAGCCGAGCAGCTCGACTATCTGAGTCGGCACTATCACTTCCTTCCCCTGAGTAAACTGCTTGATTGTTACGAACAACGCCAATCGATTCCACCTAATTCGGTCGTCATTACTTTTGATGATGGATTCCGCGATAATTTCACGAACGCATACCCCATACTTCAGCAGTATCATGTTCCGGCTACCGTCTTTCTGGCCACCGGTTGTGTGTCGAGTGGTGATTTACCTTGGCCCCAAAAGGTTGGTTACCTGTTTCAAAAGACAAAAGTTGACAGCTTGTGTCACATAACGACCAAGGAAATACCTGTGCCACTGAAATCACCAAGTGACCGAAATGCCGCAAGAACCACTGTCAGGAAAGTTCTTGGGCATATGCCTCGCGCTGAGCGAGAGCGGAGCATTGCGGAAGTGTCTGGGTTACTTCAGATAGAAATCCCGCGAGATCGAATGTTGACCTGGGATCAGGTCAAGACCATGCAGAAAGGAGGAATCGAATTCGGAGCGCATTCGTTTTCACATCCTTGGATGGCGCTGCTATCTCCAGAAGAAGCTCGATGGGAGATGGAAGCCTCTCTTCACGACATTCAACATCGTTGTGGAATTACACGCCCACCATTTGTTTTTCCAGCTGGTTCATTTACCCCTGACCTTGTGAAGCTGGCAATCTCTGTGGGGTTTCGGTGTGTGTTCCAATCTCATTATAGTTTGCGCGTCAATCAAATCGGAGTGAACGATCAGTTCTCATTATCCAGGATTGGACTCCCCAATGCACCGGGAGTCATATTGGAGGCGGAATTGGATGGCCCCTTCCATGCTCTGCGTGGACTTTATCGCTCCTAG
- a CDS encoding glycosyltransferase, translating to MRVLAVTNLYPTQRNAGMGTFVEQQVLGLRHSGLNVDVMHVNRCERGMRSYFTMGAELRSRIEQFQPDVVHAMYGGVLAERVTRIVKDRPTVVSFCGSDLLGELLSGSVRRIMSEYGILASHIAARRAAGIVVKSRNLEEALPGTVSRSKVRIIPNGINLERFRPLNLVDCRNKLGWDPSKFHVLFPTNAGDPCKRLNLAQAAIDKANRSGLNAELHQLRGVPHEEVPIWLNASDVVLLTSLHEGSPNVIKEALACDLPVVSVDVGDVRERVNGIEGCHIAMPDPDDLGIKLGLVRARRGRIAGRERMQALSIGQTALYLGSFYHEVVESHRSQGIASRMLINPNILLDFYLSRLARRRKFGGQLKSH from the coding sequence ATGCGCGTTTTGGCGGTGACTAATCTATACCCCACTCAGCGAAACGCGGGGATGGGTACTTTTGTCGAGCAGCAAGTCCTTGGGCTAAGACATAGCGGCCTGAATGTTGACGTGATGCACGTTAATCGCTGTGAGAGAGGTATGCGCTCTTATTTCACCATGGGAGCAGAACTTCGAAGTCGCATCGAGCAGTTTCAGCCCGATGTGGTTCATGCCATGTACGGGGGGGTCCTGGCAGAGCGGGTGACGCGCATTGTAAAAGATAGGCCGACGGTGGTTTCATTCTGTGGATCTGACCTTTTAGGGGAACTTCTATCAGGATCAGTAAGAAGAATTATGAGTGAATATGGGATTTTGGCGTCACATATTGCGGCCAGGCGAGCTGCCGGGATTGTGGTCAAATCTCGGAACCTCGAAGAGGCTCTTCCTGGCACTGTTAGTCGATCCAAGGTTCGAATCATTCCAAACGGTATTAATCTTGAGCGGTTCAGACCGCTTAACCTGGTGGACTGCCGCAACAAGTTAGGATGGGACCCCAGCAAGTTCCATGTTTTATTCCCCACCAACGCTGGCGATCCTTGTAAGCGTCTCAACCTGGCACAAGCGGCAATTGACAAAGCCAACCGATCGGGACTGAATGCAGAGCTGCATCAACTTCGAGGAGTACCTCATGAAGAAGTTCCCATCTGGCTCAACGCCAGCGATGTTGTACTACTAACATCATTACACGAGGGATCACCAAACGTCATCAAGGAAGCTCTGGCATGTGACCTACCAGTCGTTTCTGTAGATGTGGGGGATGTACGTGAAAGAGTTAATGGGATCGAGGGATGTCATATCGCGATGCCAGACCCCGATGACTTAGGAATCAAACTGGGTTTAGTGAGGGCTAGAAGGGGGCGCATAGCGGGCCGTGAAAGAATGCAAGCCCTCTCCATAGGGCAAACTGCTCTATATTTAGGGAGCTTCTACCACGAGGTTGTAGAGTCTCATCGAAGCCAGGGTATTGCGAGTCGCATGCTGATTAATCCTAATATACTCTTAGACTTTTATTTATCCAGATTGGCAAGAAGGAGAAAGTTCGGTGGGCAATTAAAGAGCCATTGA
- a CDS encoding asparagine synthase C-terminal domain-containing protein produces the protein MLLVSVRLRPVPFGSASEGYNESMRDFDCGDLRVSIRTGSLFGFRCKIGDWIVAGESCFPLKESDTRPLQEGILNGMPLDVLLGDRILLLVGIDLSKRVVTIVHSIASWRPCYWSVGPGSFTCSTSVSGLKEIGHVVAWDPACTPEYLMYRFVAPPRSILRGVRKLAGGQCLVVDLDAGRVCEERRWRWPGGGGVDPKENIADVLCARVEEWLQCFPSAGILLSGGLDSSLLGALARVTHPDVHTFSTNFSFANSDDGEAQYALSMARQLGVVHQVHNTSPERYLTGWVESIHAAEEPVHHLQSVLLHILLQDRAAVGHGAVLCGEGADCVVGNASHEFLYRHRAAVASLRITHLGSASAALANALGWHGRWSSLLTRRYDRQLSSVHHYLWLLGRYGDRDIVRQILSCDDTALLGERLSLLEAYCDRPLLDQVTALALLSEGHATISIWGKLAEASGVYLACPYTSPSVLAAVMTIPWDVKLREKKYLVRAALRQLGVPEILVTRRKLSFGFPARFWAPQGALFQPIVDMATQVHDARVLKSLQREEGGASMVLWCLLNQFLWMQLFEVGRSVEDLSDEILDRRRTAAKSG, from the coding sequence ATGTTGCTTGTGTCGGTACGGTTGCGTCCAGTGCCGTTTGGATCAGCATCGGAGGGCTACAATGAGTCAATGCGCGATTTCGACTGTGGCGACCTCCGTGTCAGTATCCGCACAGGCTCTCTCTTTGGTTTCCGGTGTAAGATAGGTGACTGGATCGTCGCCGGGGAATCATGTTTCCCACTCAAGGAGAGCGACACTCGTCCCCTTCAGGAGGGTATTCTGAACGGTATGCCGCTCGACGTGCTTCTCGGCGATCGCATTCTACTGCTCGTCGGAATTGACCTCTCCAAGCGAGTTGTGACGATTGTCCATAGCATTGCGAGTTGGAGACCATGTTACTGGTCCGTGGGACCTGGCTCTTTTACCTGTTCCACGTCAGTGTCCGGACTAAAGGAAATCGGGCACGTAGTGGCATGGGACCCCGCATGCACGCCGGAGTATCTGATGTACCGGTTTGTTGCCCCCCCGCGATCGATCCTGCGTGGTGTCCGAAAGCTCGCGGGAGGACAATGTCTCGTCGTTGATCTCGATGCAGGCAGGGTCTGCGAAGAGCGGCGTTGGCGCTGGCCGGGTGGAGGAGGGGTCGATCCCAAGGAGAACATCGCTGACGTCCTTTGTGCGCGCGTTGAGGAATGGCTACAGTGCTTCCCCAGTGCAGGGATTCTCTTAAGTGGAGGGCTTGATTCCTCGTTACTTGGCGCACTTGCTCGAGTCACCCACCCGGATGTACACACCTTTTCAACAAATTTCTCGTTCGCGAACTCGGACGATGGCGAGGCTCAGTACGCATTGTCTATGGCACGTCAGCTGGGTGTCGTCCATCAGGTCCACAACACGAGCCCTGAACGATACTTAACGGGGTGGGTTGAGAGCATCCATGCTGCCGAGGAACCGGTCCATCACCTTCAATCCGTGCTTTTGCACATTTTGCTTCAGGATCGCGCCGCCGTCGGCCACGGTGCGGTCCTCTGCGGCGAGGGTGCTGACTGCGTCGTTGGGAACGCTTCCCACGAGTTCCTCTACCGCCATAGAGCAGCGGTTGCGTCCCTCCGCATTACACATCTTGGCTCAGCTTCGGCGGCACTTGCGAATGCTCTAGGTTGGCACGGTCGGTGGAGTTCGCTCCTCACTCGACGGTATGATCGTCAACTGTCGTCGGTTCACCATTATCTCTGGCTTCTTGGCCGATATGGTGATCGTGACATCGTGCGACAGATCCTCTCCTGCGACGACACAGCGCTCCTCGGCGAGCGCCTCTCGCTCCTTGAGGCCTATTGTGATCGACCATTACTCGATCAAGTTACCGCACTGGCTCTATTGTCAGAGGGACACGCCACGATATCGATTTGGGGGAAACTTGCAGAGGCGTCCGGTGTCTACCTTGCGTGCCCATATACGAGTCCCTCAGTTCTTGCGGCAGTGATGACTATACCCTGGGACGTGAAACTGCGAGAGAAGAAGTACCTCGTTCGCGCGGCCTTGCGACAACTTGGCGTCCCTGAGATTCTAGTTACACGTCGGAAGCTGAGCTTTGGTTTCCCTGCGCGCTTTTGGGCTCCCCAGGGTGCGCTCTTCCAGCCAATCGTAGATATGGCTACGCAAGTACACGACGCACGTGTCCTGAAGTCATTGCAGAGAGAGGAAGGCGGGGCCTCAATGGTGTTGTGGTGCCTCCTTAACCAATTTCTATGGATGCAGCTGTTTGAGGTCGGTCGGTCGGTCGAGGATCTGTCCGACGAGATTCTCGATCGTCGCCGTACTGCCGCTAAATCTGGTTGA